In Brassica rapa cultivar Chiifu-401-42 chromosome A06, CAAS_Brap_v3.01, whole genome shotgun sequence, a single window of DNA contains:
- the LOC103872589 gene encoding protein FLOURY 1-like has protein sequence MGFASFLNLSSKVDGFGCGLFVFCSFSQILNLFFLVCLLALSLKFLLFKCPSSFLQSLEKIYRVSPKIECCSSFDQDNSKDGFVSKSCLVDELDQKKAIILHWNPDSADELKKSCENCDKLLLSDELNLRTNRDTAPASSETEESEDEEESREDQVFDVITLRKMVKREKKRGDGLKMELEKERRAAETAAGEAMAMLLKLRMEKSAVEMEANQYKRVAEQKQVYDQEVIQSLQWMLMKLDDGDNNKIQD, from the coding sequence ATGGGTTTTGCTTCATTTCTCAATCTTTCGAGTAAAGTCGATGGCTTTGGATGTGGGCTCTTCGTTTTTTGCAGTTTCTCTCAGATTCTCAATCTCTTCTTTCTCGTTTGCTTGCTTGCTTTGTCACTCAAGTTTCTGCTCTTCAAGTGTCCTTCCTCGTTTCTACAGTCTCTAGAGAAGATATATCGAGTCTCTCCGAAGATTGAGTGTTGCAGTTCCTTCGATCAAGACAACAGCAAAGATGGGTTTGTATCCAAATCTTGTTTGGTTGATGAGCTGGAtcagaagaaagctatcatctTACACTGGAACCCTGATTCTGCTGATGAATTGAAGAAGAGCTGTGAGAACTGTGATAAACTTCTTCTAAGCGACGAGCTTAATCTCAGAACGAACAGAGACACTGCTCCAGCGTCATCGGAGACAGAGGAAAGCGAGGACGAGGAGGAGTCACGTGAAGATCAGGTGTTCGACGTTATTACTCTGAGAAAAATGGtgaagagagaaaagaaacgCGGAGATGGTTTGAAGATGGAGCTGGAGAAGGAGAGAAGAGCGGCGGAAACAGCTGCTGGAGAAGCCATGGCTATGCTTCTGAAGCTACGGATGGAGAAGAGCGCGGTGGAGATGGAGGCGAATCAGTACAAGAGAGTCGCGGAACAGAAGCAAGTCTATGACCAAGAAGTGATTCAATCGTTACAGTGGATGTTGATGAAGCTCGATGACGGAGATAATAATAAGATTCAAGACTAA